In Lates calcarifer isolate ASB-BC8 linkage group LG21, TLL_Latcal_v3, whole genome shotgun sequence, the sequence aagaggaggaggagggggtgggagCATCAGAGGGAGGTAGCTTGAATTTTCCTCCCAGGCGCCGCAGGGTGGTCGGGGCAGGTTTTGTGGCCGGCTCTTTCTtctgggagggagggggtttCTTGAGGACGCCGGCATACTGGAGGACGGAGCCCTCTCCATCACTGTCCTGGTCGTCTACATCCATGTTTCCCACCCTCGGCCTGTCTCCATCCCCTTGGTCGAGGCGACTGAACACACCGGTGGGCTGCCGAAACATCGACATTAGGAGCAAAGAACTTATCTTTATCTTATCACAAAAAGCTACGATATGCTGACATGTCTCACCTTGTTATTGCTTGTTGTTGTGTCTGCCTTTGATTCAGCCCCAAGCCTCGCAAATACAGAGGTGCGTTTCAAACCTTTATAAGGAATggagcaataaaaacaaaacagaaattaacATGACAGCTTGACAGTGATGGGTTTGGTTCATGTTTTCATAAATCATTTGAACAAAGGACAAATAATcagctaaaaaaataaatggaaaattcTACATTATCTTGATCGTACCAGAAGATAGAAATTGAAGAAAATCTTATCACTAATTTTGTGCAGTATTTTAAGATGAAATGGCTCAGAGTGATGCAGTGTGCAACAGTCCAATTTTACCAGGTTTTATTAAAATGGGCTCTAATGTAACAGTTAGTAGTTCACTAGATTTACACCTACACTGAGGATAAAAGGTCAAAAGAATGATTTACTTCCACAAGCTAAAGTTGACAAAAtagaaatcattaaaaacaaaaatggctCGTCATTCTCAAGCTTCAGTTTTACAGCTGTAAGAATGATTATGTGATAACTTAAACTCAACTTTGTTAGGGTTGTGAAACGCAGCAGACATCTGTATTTTATTCTTGTAAATATTCTATTTGACATTGTATTGTCCATGCAtctagtttttattttgaaacttcTAATGGGAGGTCTCCGTTTAAagaattaaatttaaaaaaatgcatttataaCCCTAACTGACAGAAGCAAACCTGACACAGAGCAAAATGGTTTTCTTTCATGAAATAAATCTGAACAGTTCACAGTTCCAGTGACAGAGCCCACTGCAGAATTCATgccatggaaaaaaaagagaccaCAGTCCAAAGATTTTAGGGTCAGGTAGACAGAGGAAAGAACAAGCACAGTTTGACAGAGGGAATGACTGTCGTTGTATTAGTAAGAAAAGGGATTAAATTATGACAGATATGAATGAGGGTTAAACAGGCTCTGTTTATCAACCCAGAGTCACCTGATTCAGGTTTAGAATGAAAGAGCTCCATGTAAAGGTTTAGTATTGATTAGCTGCAGTGAGAAACGGCATCATTTGAGCGAGGTGTCGGCGAGGCCACTGGGTCAGGCCTACCTTTCTTGGCCTGCTGGGCCAGGATGCGGCGTGTACGAGGTGTGGTGCCTTTGGGCATGTTGATGATGTACTTGCCTTCCATCTCGGCTGTCACTCGCCGGCGCTTCACTGCTGGCAAACCGTTCCCTTCATCGGCCGGCTGACTTACAACTGACAAACAAAGCCGTGGGTACATGGGGATTACACGTACgtaaaaggaaacaaaaaaaagaagacaggacTCGTGGTTCCagagggacaggaaacaggagatTCAGTGGGGAAAATGTGTGATATCTACCTGCTTTGCTACTCTTGTTCGACTGCATGTTGGACACTGTGACGGAGAGGCGGCTGTCAGGTCGACGGGCTGGAGTGGCTGGCGGGGAGTCGTGGCTCAAAGCGTTGGCAATCATACGGGTGGCAgctgagaaagagacagaaacattcTTAAGTAGCTGTGATTCAGCTTGTTTCCCATAAAACTCTTCATGTTCTGTACCAAAGACCAGATCAGAGGACAGCTGGGCCTCACAGTTGTCTTCTCAGATGCGTGAAACCTTTTGAGATACGTCAAATTTAAAAGTGAGCATAAAAGAACATGTTGTGAAGAACTGAAGTAAGGCCAACAAACAAAGTGATGCAGTTTGTTGTGGTAACATTAGATGAGGCAGATTTACTTTATCCTCTATTAGACACAATTACCCTTTAACACGCCCTATTACCTGACATAGCAATGACAAAATTACCTTGTTGTGTACAGTTTTAGTCCCTTTCAGGTCCTCTGTCAAAATGAGACTGGAGAAGAAAATCTCTCAGTCAGTGCGTTTTAATTAGAACCACACCAAGGTGTTAAAATGATGGTCTAAACGTAAACGTCATTTAAACTTCTGATCCAACATTTTTGTTCTGCTGGTGCCAAGTTTGTGTTTCATCTTTTGAATGCCACACAGTCTTTAACTTGACGAATGATACTGACCTAGGAACTGAGGTACACAGTGCTCAGTCTGCAGGatttcagtgaaaaatgaaTCCTTGGGGAGTCAGGCTGTATTAATACCCattgttttactgctgcaggTGTAGCACCACATATTGTGGTtctcctgcttctctctttctcacagcGCACTAGTTAACATCAGTGCAAATAATCATCATATTCACCACCACAAAAAGTCATTAGTGTCAACAGTTTGCTCAGTCAAATTGTTTATAGGTTTAATggaaaaatatgtatattttgtgCACTTGTACATTTAATAAAACCATCAATAAATGGCACCAGTGTATTAATAACATTTTGTCAGAGGACGCATTGTGATACATCATTGTTTGTCCAAATCTGATGGCCGACACTGAAGTAAACAGGAATCTAATGACATAAatgttgtagtttgtgtgtttacatggaGCCCAGGGAAAACAAAATCCCATCAGAATAAAAGCCCAATCAGACTAAAATGCACAATGTGAACACCTTTAATCACAACTGAGTGGCCCATTCAGAGACAAATTTGATTCTGTTTAACAGAATTATGGTTTAAACCTTTTATATCCCACGTGAACAACAACTTCAGCTGCTCAGTCTCATCCACTTGTCCCAGTTCTGACTCATGGCAGGTGCCACGAGTGGCTCATCTTCGCCTTGTTAATTACtgtgacatactgtattatGATACAACTGATGATTCATATCACTTCTGGAAATCCaaataaaatccaaataaaGGCCAATAACATTTCAATCACAATCCACATAATGCTTTATCTAGAAAAGTAAAATACTGTTACTTACGAGTATTGGCAGTTCTTCTGAGCTCAGCTTGAACACTAGTCTGTCCTGAGGAGATGGCCTCTGTGGCCATTTTGCACATGTCCTGAAGACAGGAGGGCAGGAATACACATTAAGGATTATTATAAATTTGCAGTCTAAGCCAATAACTGCATTCATCAAGATTTGAGCTaatgtttaaatataaaaacactttcatGATTTTGTTTGCACTCGCCTgctcaaatgaaaatgtttacagtgaatcatttttcacattttattaaatcaaaacataaaGTCTGAGCTCACCTGCCTGTACACCTGCTTGGCATGTTTAAGAATGGCAATGATGTCGCCAATGACTGTAATACCAAGGTCCATCATGATGTCTTTGCTGAGGTCCATCAGCATGTTCTTCTGGATCCTGCAGATGCATTaacaaattagaaaataaacatgGGGGGATTATATGAGTACATATGATCAATCACAGTTGTGGGGTTAAAGCGTCAGGGTTAAATGTAAGACTCTTAAAGACCTTTTAACCACCACAGAGTGCATTTTAACACTTGGTCCATGATCGTACAGgtcaaaatatgaaatgaatgaaatgttttacaaTGTGTAGATACCTGATTGTACTATATCAGGCCTGTGAATAGGTGCTTTGGGTTACCTGTTGTCCACAAAGGACACTGCATAAGTGACAGCGAGGCCGGCTGGGATCCCTGCATCCTTAAAAAACTGAATCCACTCTGAGGTGGcttaagagaaagaaagaaaggattttaacaataacacaacaaagaACTGAAGAACACTCAACAACTGACAAAACCACTGACATATTCATAATTCATTTCGTTCACTCTATTTCTCAGATTATTCACTGCTTAGTCTACAGTGTCAGAAAATGCCCAACACTTTCCACAGATGTATCTTAAATGTGCTTGTTTAgtttgaccaacagtcaaaaaccagTAAATGTTGAATTCACCTTGatataaaacagcagaaatcagAAAATCCACATGTGAGAGGTTGAAACCAGCACACAACGGCCCTTCTGTTTTATACGTAACAACCACAACTAAACAAAACCTGATTCAGTTTCTGATCCACCAATCAGTTAATAATTTCTGTGCTAATTGAGGCCATGGTAACAGCAAACTGGCCTCTTCAAAGTTAACAAAATACAGTTATAGTGTTGATATGGTGTGGTTCTGTGTACTTCAGTAGACTACAGTGGCAGAGAGGCCTGGCACAGCAAGCCAGAGGGAGACGTAAACCTGAGGAGACAGCAGTATGCTGAGGTCTAACACATGCCAGCTGGAGGTTATTTATAACACCAATTATGAAACGTCTTGTGGTTGGAGTATCAGATACGGTGTGAAGGGAGAGCACAACAGCTGCCACAACAATGGCTCTGCCCATCATGCTCTGACTGTTACTGATGAACTCACGgttacacagagacaaaattCACACTGTGGCTAAATTCTCATTTGGCACTAGGACGCCTGGGTAATACAGAGCCTTCAAAgatcttgttttgtttgcaggATATTCAGTTTCAGTATCCGTGAGATattacacagagaaaagcagaaactcTTATAtcatatatgtaaatatattttgggttgtatttgtttaaataaaaaccaaaccCGTCTTAGGGTCTAAGATGCTAAATCAggcattttttcattttaaataatcGCCAAACGCTGACTCAGGAAAACAATCCGCTGATCAATCGATAACGCAAACAATCGTTAGCTGAGACCACGACTTTAACAGTGTAAAACTAGATAAAGGGTTTAACACCATGAACCGGGTGTGTAACTGAATTAAAATGTGATGTAGACATACAGCTGGTTAGCTCATGTTAGCACAAGGGGATGGACCAACCAATCTAACCCATTCATACATTTAACAGTCGCCAGTTCAGTGCACAGCTCTCccacagctgtttgtttgataaGTACAAGTAAAAGTTAAAGACAGCGTTGTGTTAACACCGCTTGTGTTAGCATTCCGCATTAGCATTGTAGCCGCAGCTACAGTCGTGAATCAGAAGGCGCTAACGGCCATCTGCGGCATCAACTGTGACCACAATtggctgtaaaaacaacagacatgGTTCCTATTTCCCTCAGCGACTACATTTAAAACCGAAACACCGAAATATTTAAATTGTTATCAAGTGGTGCGGTCGGCTAGCCGGGCCTTTATGCTCTCACCTGTTGTCACGGACGCCATGTTTACAACAAAGCGGTAGTCTGCGCTTCCGTGACGCAACTTCCGCCAGTAACccggtgatttttttttatttatggaCGCTAGAGGGCGACACAGACCGATGACTTTTTCAATGACACTGTTGAGACTTCGTGTGTATTTAAATGACTGTAGCAATTGAAGCACTACTAGAGAAAATTATACTAAAACAATATGCATAGAAAATGCAGTCTAAACTCAAGTAACACAAATCGCAACTTAAACAATGTATACATATTCTATTATACATAGGTCAGAGTTCTGTGAATGTCAAGGATTTAAAAGGAAGAGACATGCACCTTAtaatatgttgtttatttatgtaatttctTCACAAATTCGAAATGAATAGCATTTGGTCAAACCATCATTAAAGGAGACAGCTCATCCAGCTTTTGCAGTCtagaaactgagaaaaaaaacttggtCATGTAAACTTCTATAGAACAGCAAAAAGGGCCAGAAGCTGAAATATGGAGACAGAGGATCAGAGAGCAGGGACTGCAAAAGCGAAATGGCAAATATGTGATACACTTTGGTCCTCttcaggaataaaaataaatgaaaatataaaataagtaaacCATACTTTATAGTGATGTGCTGAGAACTAGTCAGTTATGTTGAATTTTatgcaccaaaaaaaaaaaaaaaaaaaagatttcatatCAGAGCACCTTCATGAGATAAATGACATTTGCCATCTAAGACTCACAATGTCACATTTAGCACAAGTTCCTTTAGGCCTTTCACTGTTCAAACTTCAAAATGTATCAGataacatgttttctgtttccaaaTGTGACACTTTGTAACACATTTGCTCTCAGAAACAAAGGGTAaattgttgcaaaaaaaaaacaacaaaaaaaaactgaatgttttgtCATAAAAGcaatgacattttgaaatggagGAACATTGCTAGTCATCAgtaactgaaaaaatatattttagataaATTGTAACACACTTGTTTCATGAGGATTGTCTCCAAACTAAATGTTATGATAATTAGTGAGGATAACTTTTAATATTGTAACAAAAATGGATAATTAAAGCAATACATCATCACACTTGACATAGAGTAGCAGTCAGTTTGAGCACTGCATGATTTGCTACATTATGTTTATCCAAGAAGATAATAAGTATTGCATGTCATACCAGGGAAAATATGAAATCAGAGCAGACTGTATATGGGACTTGtggaaaaatagaaatacataaCAACATTCACCTCATCATAGAAAAATAGGAAAGCTCTTGTTCAGTTAACGCTGATGTAGCCATTGTACAGTACAGGTAGGCGCAGGCAGTTTCTCTGTCTCATAACTGGTAGctaaatatttctcattttaagcTTTACCAATTCATTAGCAACCCAGTTGTGATTGTGACCTTACaggaaaataaagatttaaagcaATTTCAGACCACTTCAGTTAAATCCAAGGTAAAAGGAATTAGATGAAAGAATGAGTCTAATATGTTGTGTGGTGATCAGGGGCACAAGTGTGGAGTGCAGGTACAGTGCAAGGGCCCTCTGAGATCTGTTTATCACACTTAAAGAGCAGACAATTGATATTAAACTATAATGAAATCACAGAGTGATTAATGGGCTCTCAGAGCTTCAGCTGCGGGGAATTCACTGTGTTATTGGCTTCCTTTCAGAGTAAAACATCCTGATAAGACAAGCAATGTGTAACCTTTCCACCATACAATGTGAAACTGCTTCGTCATTGTAGTATACTATAAGTAGCACCACAAAAACCTATATACATGAGAACTATTGAATATGTTTTATGCTTACTCTCACACCAGAACATATTCTCATCACATTTGCATTTGGAGAGAAATCAAAAGGCATCTCCAACATCTGTACATACACAGTCCttattcaacatttaaaaaaatgaggTCTGCCCATTTCCTGACCACCAAGAGCCACGTGTGAACGAAGATTTATGCCATTAATCTAGCCATTGCTTTGagtaaacatgtttgtttattgaaaataaaGCTTCTTATCCAGCAAATACAATCacaatgttgttgttgttgttgttttttaaactcaattagacaacatgtttgtttgagtACAAGAATGGAAAACTAACATCATAATGTTTATATCAAGGCTAAAGCTGCAGTTATccttcaaaacacacatttcagttaGGAAATAACAATGCTAATGAGTGATATGTTTATACTGGACAGAAATACATACTAGGTATGAAATACTTTGTCCTTAAATGAAACAGTTTAGTCATCATGTTGTAGTCTGAACACTTTTAATATGTGTATATTAATATGTGTATTGACATTCAATCAcacttgttattttttttttgttgttgtttttttccctcattttgCATCTGCTAAGGATCAAGTGGCATTAAGGTGTCAGTAGCTTTGGGACAGAcctcacagagaaaaaacaaacaaacaaaacaaaggcgTTACCACAACCTTCTAACATCATAAttataaacatacatttaatgTAACTGGATAGTGCTTTATATTGtttataaaacataaatacacattgATAGAGGCAGTGACATCGTGCTTCATGTTGAGGGACAGGGCGGTACTTTAAGTCTAATAtaggttctttttttttgttcctttagaaaaatattcattttaaaactaaacctcagtaacattttatcttgttcttcattgacaaaaatatCCCATTTAGATCTGCAGACATTCATACTTTACAATCATGGTACATACACTTATATATACATGTTacctgtatatatgtatatgcatataGACTTAtaattaggatttttttttttttttgtagtgcACAACATGCCTCTGAAGTTGCcaaatgaaaatacaataaaataatgaaacaatagTTACAATGCAATAATAATAGTAACAGTTATGAGGAAATCTCccgattaaaaaaaaagttgaaaaaaaagaaaacaagaaacgGCAACAGTACAAGAGAAAGCAGAGGTCATTGcaaaacaatcaaacacacaaacaaacataaacattaaaatatataacaatTCTCACTCAAAcatacaggaaaaacaaattgtACAAATTCACAGGCAAAGAAAGGACGCTCACTCCACAACATCAGCCCACATGTTCTCCTCTTTTGTTTCCAGGTCTTGCTTTGTGCTCACTCGCCACATCAACCtcaataaagaaagaaataaacgGGCCAGGTGCCTCAGAGTGGACACACTCACAATAAAtgcacccccccaccaccaccaccaccacctcatctCCTCTGAGAGAATGGAGGGGGGGAGGGTACGGAGACCACTGAGCCCAGTGCTTAGAGGTTGTCTGAATCActacaaaaaaaggaagaaaaaaaacacgtCTCTCCTCTAAATAAAGGCATCGGTTCACATCTGATTGATTCTGAGCAAAACACGGAGCTGGTGCGATGCAACAAAACGTCTGTATCTTCAGTTCAGAGACTTGAGAAGCGATGGTGTGAATATGCGCATGTAGGCCCAGGGTGATGAGGCTCTGCGGTATGGAGGTGTGTTTACTGAGGTCACCCTTCCACACAGTTGGCAAGAGCAGgatgttttttcctttcttttttttttttttgctttgtttttttaacatttggctctttctttcttttcttttttttctttttttttttttttaacatttggtTCCAAAAATAGATGGTTAGGATGGAGGTCATCCTCTATCCATCACCTCTCCATTTGAGTCTGTCCAGCTTGCTTGcgcttccttcctcccttcccaCTAAaatctctctccatcctcactTTTAACTCACCTCACGACATTAGATGTGTCTAATCTTCATCATCGTGAACATCAAAAAATGGCTCAGCAGAAGACAGTGGCGTCCGTCTTGCATTTTGAGTTCATCAAATTATGCATCTATGTGCATTTGTTAAAAGTATTTAGCTGCTGTTCACTGTTAAGGATCCTCATTGAGCAATGCGCTCCAAGATAAAGGTTCTTCTGTATTGAGGGGTTGCGTCCATGTCCTTGTATGAGAAGGGTGCAAAAGGGCGTGTTAGTTGGGCCGGCATTCACTCAAGGTCCCAAGGGCTGGAGGGGGTCTTCGGGCTCTCGGGGGTCGAAGActtcagagagagggagaaacacagagacagaagaggagaaacagagatggGTAGAGATGGATCGCATGGCAGGTAGGCAGATGgcagaagatttttttttttttaaaaacgaGAGAAGAAAGCACAAGATTTAGCGGATGCTGTGATACTCAGATCCCCAACTCGCCAAAGTCCAAGCAGCAAAATGAAGAAGCAGAAGGAAGTCGAGCGGATGGAGGGTTAGAGGTGAGCGGGGAGGGAGATCAGCAGTGTGTCTCCCCCGCAAGAAAAGACCCTGAACAAAGTGTCCTTCATCCCTATTTCAGACCTGCACAAATACATTCAGCgagaagaagaagggagagagggatggaaaaGGATGAGAGCAAGAGCACTGGAAAGGGGGGCAACCGACAGAGGGAACAAGGTGGGGGCACTGGTGCTTGTTGGAGTGTAAAGTGAGCTTATGGCATCTTATTTGATGCACTGTACATGTTGTAGATTGAGAGTATTCATTGTGAATGAATCTGTTGATTCAGAGCACGTGACAATTGGCAACTTGGACTTGGTCTAGTGACTCAGTTTCAATTCACTGCGTCTTGTCCAGTTGCAGGTACTCTGATAATACGAAATACGAATTTACTCATTGTTTAAGCTCAATGCGGGTTGGGTTGTATGGCTCTTAATTGGAATGCATTTCAGAAAGTGTAAACTTTAACCCCAATCAGATACAAATCTCAATCTGCGAGACTGATTGGCACTGTGCATGTACTTGCCTAAGCCTTTACTTCCAGCGAGCataatgtgtgtgcgtgttgatatgtgtgcgcatgtgtctgTCGGTCAGTCAGAGCGCCAGCAGCGAGGGCGAGTTCAGGGAATCAGATGACTGCTCGCTACTGCTGTTCCGCTGGTTGGCACTGACCCCGCAGGCTCCCTCTGGGTAGGTGAACACAAATGAAGATGTGTATGAGGTGTTGTAGCTGCCAATGGCCGCATCGTCATGgttaccaccaccaccaccactgtcGCTGGCCATGAGGCACGGCCCACCAGGTGCCGGCTCAGCTGAGCCATAGAAAGAACTAGAAAACTCTACCTCCTGCATTATCCCtggctgaggctgctgctggacttgctgctgctgctgctgctgaaccgGCGGCTGGGACTGTGTGGAGGCCGGGTGGGGTGTGTAGGCAGGAGGCAGATAGAAAGAGTCTTCCTTCACAGTCAAGCCCACGATGGAGACGGGGGGTTGCAAGGTCTGGGGAGGGAGCTGGGACTGGACCGGAGGGAGCTGGGACTGGACCGGAGGGAGCTGCGCTGAGCCCTGCTGAGGCTGGTCCTGGTATGGGATCTTGCAGTTCGGCTGGTGGGCCACCAGGACAAACTCCAGGCGCTCCTTCTCCTTCTGCAGCTCCGAGATCTCAGCCTCCAGCtctgccttctcctcctccagtatGTCGGTCTCCTGCGGGAATGtacagagaatgaaagaaacagGGGACATGGGGATGAAGGGAGCAAGACAGAGGTGGGTGAAATAggtagaggagggaggaggatgtgcagcagaaagagagaggataTGAGTGTTAGCTACACCAAATTTCTACTTCAGTGTTTGTGGAGGTGGATGTGCCCATAACAGTGGAAATACCTTCCTCACCTGCAGTTGAATATGTAAGGTGGCTTATATAAGAGCTCAATTATTAGGCCATAAATACTGTGGGTGCAATAGTCTGCTTTGAGGACTATAATTGTCTTCACCACAACGAAACACCCCATTACCACAATCCTCTCTCttatacacacacttgcagacaTTTATTAACACACTCTGCAATGCTATGGGAGGTAACATAAAGTATGTAATTATAATCATTACTCATTCTGGCAGCTATAACAGGACCAAGCTCACCGactgcagtctgtctgtgagTTCTCGTCGGCGGTTTCTGCACTTGGCGGCGGCCAGCTTGTTTCTCTCTCGACGAACAcgcctcttctcctcctcctcaggtgttAGCTAGGATCaggagaaaaacataaaatggaTTAGGGTACGAGTTTTGTCTATGCTCTTAAAAATGTAGCCATATTGCCCGAGTAGCGGTGTTTTTGGACACTGGATAGAGCAGGCAAGGTGACTTTTGCCTTAAAGAATAACTAAAACTTTTCCCTCACATATTGGGGGTATCTTTTACCTGGCTAAGGAGCAAATTTCCTCAGTGTTGTCAAAAGAGAAGTCACATTTGACAGATTTTTCTCCCATGTAGCCCTCTATATGTCCCTGTTTTGTAGGTTTTATGAGAAGGGTCTACAGTAGACAGTGGTTCCcctttttgtttattaattGTCATGCCCCTGAAATGTTTGTGCACACCACTGCCTAACACAACAGTGCAGAGAAGTTGTTGTATAGTAGTAGTAGGATCTGATTCTTTTAGCGCTCTTATAAATGATACACAATGTAACATGCGAGGGTCAACAAACAAACCgttcaagcacacacacttactaACACACCAACATCTCCATCTTCACTCACAGACTCGTCTCGTGTACGGCGGCTGCGGGTTCTGGACTGGCGGATTGGGCCTGGTGCCGGGCCTGGAGTATCTGAACTTGGAGGAGTGAATCCAGATCTTGAAGAATAACTGGGGCCTGGCATGTCATATGGGTCAACCAGTGACACTGGCTGGGTCATGGTCGTGGTGCCAGTGGACCCGCTCTGTCCAGAGGCCTGGGAAGAGATGAGGGTCGGCTGCACCATCCACTGCAGGTCCTGACTGGTGGTGATGGCGGTGACGGTGGGTACAAATGATCCGGGCATCTCCCCTCCGACACTGGCCCCTGGCCCGCTGCCCACAATGCTCAAGCCAGCTCCCGctgacacacactcctgagcatgaacaaatacacaacatgtaAAGCCACTGTAagacagtaaacacatttatatAAGCAGGGCCACATGACGCTCTGCCCCTAACTTCTCCCATTAAGTTATatcactgtaactgtattttATGATATTATCCTTCATTACTACATTGTAATAAATGTAAGTGTGATAAAGCTTCAGTAGGCTACAGAGCAATTTTTTTAAGTAGCAAAAGTAGCATTAAACTACCTAACAAGAGGAAAACATTACAAATGCCACCATTAGCTGTATAAAGACACGGAGAAAATAACAGGCATTTAGTCTCAATCTTGAATTCACCAGTTTTTAGTCTGTTTTACTTTGTTGCTATGTCAGATTAGGACAAATGATCCACATAAAAAGCTCAACTCTGtcgtttgttttcttttgtttcattttagaCCAGAGGAGGAGAGTATCGactttcattaatattcatacaAAAGCGTGTTAAGAGACTGGGACAGGCGGCTCTGAAAGCGGCCACCTCGACCAATCGTTTCCCTCAATCGGCgtctcccccctccttcttcctcctcccccgTCACACTCCCGGTGTTCCCCTTGGCAACGCGACCTAGCACTCCAAAATAGAACGAGCATTTACGTCACGGCGAGGCCTGTGAGAGGAGAGCGGAGCGCGTGGAAGGAGGGGCGGGGTCTCGGCGCTTACGTAGGAGAGTTCCAGAACGCTGTCATCCGTTCTGCGGCGTGCTGTAAACCGAGCACGTTGTCAAAGCTTGAGAACCGCTACCGGGGCTACCATGGGCAACACGCAGAGGTACATTTTTATTGAACTGTTGTTATACTCGGCGAAACTATGACAGCAGGGGCACAGTAGTACAAACTTAATGGCTTCCAACAAGCGCCTTCCATTAATAACATCACCAGCCTCCGATTCAAATAAAGTCCCATTAAAAGTGAATGAGTCTGAGTCATTGCTAGgctatatattgtatatatttcaATGCTTTATGTGtgccctctgttttctttcatacGATTATAGCCACTTTCATGCAGACTTAAGATAAGCCTACGTGCCCATTACTTATGTGCCAGTGTAATAGCACATTTTAGGTTATACTGTTTTACTACTGTTTTGCGTGTTGGTAATGATATAGCCTCACATgtcataaataaaacacactgt encodes:
- the lg21h19orf47 gene encoding uncharacterized protein C19orf47 homolog isoform X1, which encodes MASVTTATSEWIQFFKDAGIPAGLAVTYAVSFVDNRIQKNMLMDLSKDIMMDLGITVIGDIIAILKHAKQVYRQDMCKMATEAISSGQTSVQAELRRTANTPATRMIANALSHDSPPATPARRPDSRLSVTVSNMQSNKSSKAVVSQPADEGNGLPAVKRRRVTAEMEGKYIINMPKGTTPRTRRILAQQAKKGLKRTSVFARLGAESKADTTTSNNKPTGVFSRLDQGDGDRPRVGNMDVDDQDSDGEGSVLQYAGVLKKPPPSQKKEPATKPAPTTLRRLGGKFKLPPSDAPTPSSSSSSSSSCPPNGLPPAKISVLQRLGKLPATHSNTAVTPTPADTQDNRVTSTRAQERPTIASSKVSSSTGAGGGGGGDSGGARMDVKAVSVFKRLGNKRT
- the lg21h19orf47 gene encoding uncharacterized protein C19orf47 homolog isoform X2: MASVTTATSEWIQFFKDAGIPAGLAVTYAVSFVDNRIQKNMLMDLSKDIMMDLGITVIGDIIAILKHAKQVYRQDMCKMATEAISSGQTSVQAELRRTANTPATRMIANALSHDSPPATPARRPDSRLSVTVSNMQSNKSSKAVVSQPADEGNGLPAVKRRRVTAEMEGLKRTSVFARLGAESKADTTTSNNKPTGVFSRLDQGDGDRPRVGNMDVDDQDSDGEGSVLQYAGVLKKPPPSQKKEPATKPAPTTLRRLGGKFKLPPSDAPTPSSSSSSSSSCPPNGLPPAKISVLQRLGKLPATHSNTAVTPTPADTQDNRVTSTRAQERPTIASSKVSSSTGAGGGGGGDSGGARMDVKAVSVFKRLGNKRT